ctttCCTAAACTTATGGGCCAGAAGAGAGTGAACAAGATCTAAGCGGTAAATGTCACTTCTATGAGAATAATAATGATCAGTCCTCGCAGAAAAAAATCATGAACAAAACATATTTATACTTATTAggatacacaaaagaatgaaacgAAGAAAACTAAGATAACATGATGTAATTGTTGAGCGTCTCTTTTCAGCCCCTATGTTCTTCCTTCTTCCATGAACCCCCTCTAAACCCTGCATTTTCAATTGGAAACGACTCCAACTCAGGGCACCAGCTAGCCTTGAGTATTCTTAACGAAGGCATCACTCGATTCACTGCTGACCATTCCAATCTCAAATCAGATAAAGCTTCCAACATTAATCCCTCAATTTTCCAAGCAGTATTGCAATCGCCCCAGAAATTCTCGTGCATTTCTTTCATATCACCCGAAATGATTGACATATACCGCAACACGGGGATAGATTTGGGATTAAGCCATTCAGGACTTATTTTACCTGGATAGAATTTGAGAATCAGCTCGTGGAGTTGTCGAGGAGGATAAAGTTTACCAAGTTTTTTGACTAGTCCATCATCTTGACTGTCAAAGCAACTTATCGTTAAAAATTGAAGTTCTTGGAGATCTACCAGCGCATTCCCTTCATCATCTCCAATCTCCTCATCCTGAGTTAGTCTTAAACTGAGAGTTCTCAATCGAGTCAGGCTTCTGAGTTCAGCAATACGACAACCTCCTGGCTGACTTAATTTTGCAGGCTTAAATCCAAGCAGTACTTGAAGATTGGAAAGCCTGCTTAATCCTTTTGGCAGGTACTCAAGTGACCCACAGTTGTTCACATCTAAAACAGCTAGTTCCTCAAATGTCAAAACGCACGAAGGGAGCATTTTCATATTTTGGCAATAGCTGAAGTCCAAAATTTGTAATTTTTCAAGCTTGGATATGGAAGCTGGAACTCCAATCAATGGATGTGTATTGCTTAAACTGAGATAAGTTAGCTGTTTGGCAGATCCAATGCCTTCCAGCAAACTCGAAAGAGGCACATTGAAAATTGATTTTGAGATATCCAGTACCTGGAGGTGTCGACTATTGCAGAACTTCTTGGCAGTGTCAGCAGGGATTTTGTTTACTTCACCACCCTTGGTAGTTGTCAACAGTGCTCGTAATTTTCGATTGCTCAGTAGTTGCTTCCCGCTCATCTCACTCTTAATACCCAAATGCCGACAATTTGCATCAGATGGGGTGGAAAATGAATCATCGTCTGCAATCTTGATCACCAAATCACGAACCATATCATGCATTTTGCATGTATGGATCACACCATTGTAAGCCTTATCAACAACTTCTATCAAACATCGATTGGATAGTTGTGAGAAACAATCTTCTCCAACTTCCGTCGATAACCTACCACTTCTCAGAGGAATGAAACTTTCTCCAATCCACCAACGGATCAGCTGGTCTTTTGGTATGACACAATCCTCGGGAAAGAGTGAAAAACAGAGGAAACAGGATTTCAAGTACGGAGGGAGTTCATCATAGCTCAACTGTAATGAAGCCATCACCGAGTCATCATTTTCTTTCAATTCATCGCGGAAATGATTCGCAATACGCCTCCATTCATGATAATAAGGTGGTTTACAAAGCATCACTCCTCCTACTGCTTTGATGGCTAATGGAAGGCCCTTACATTTTTCCACGATCTCCTTTCCCACATTCTCCAACTCAGGAAAATTGCATTCACCTGCAGTTGCTGCAAATGCAATCTTCCGGAACAGTAACCAACTGTACTCCTCATTGAGGAATTTTGGCCAATGTGTCCTTGCTTCTACGACCCCCATCTTGCGAGCGACTGACTCGTTTCTCGTAGTTACAATAACACTGCTCCCATTTCCTTTTGGTAGTCCAGCATAGATTTTCTGCCACCAAGCATTGTCCAAGCTCCAAACATCATCCATAACAATCAAAAACCTCTTTCCTAAAAGGTACTGGTTTATTTTTCTTAACAATTCACACTGGTCGTCACCAACGCATGCATCTCCTAAACTCCTCAATATGCTTCTCATGACTTGTTCCTCAGTAAATGTTTGAGAAACAGACACCCAAATTCTCCTCTCAAAGTGTTCCTCCACACTTCTTTCATTAAAAACTTTCTGAGCAAGAGTGGTTTTTCCGAGCCCACCCATACCCACAAATGCAATGGCAAGTAAACCATCACTTGCTTCAAATAGCCAATTCTTTATCTTCTCCGTGTcaccttccaaaccaactacctgAGTGTGATCATAAAGGGAAGAAGTCCATCTTGTCATTAGATTATCGTGTGCCTCCATACTTCCTTCTTTCATAAGTGGCACTCCAAGATATGTCGAAACGTTTTGCTTTATTTCCGTGATCTTGTCATTGATTTCAGCAAGACGCTTCCCAGTTTGATGGCGAAGAAATAGCCTTTTGGGATGGAAGCGCATAGAGAATCTAGTAGTTCCATCACTATCTGCAGATTGATTCTGGCAGTCCTCCAGTATCTCTTCAGCTTCAAAGATTAAGTCTCGCAAACAGGCCATGACCGCTTTAAGGGTAATGTGTTTCCTCTTGAGCCTCTCTGCATCTTTGAGAAAGCTTTGCATGAATAGCAGTTCGTTCTTCAGTTTATCGAACTGTTGTCTGTATTGACTTAGAAACCTGCTTTCCTCAGTGAGAACATTGAGAAGTTTCTCCAAGAATACAGTGACCACTGCATCCACCATTTCTTCTGCTTCAAATTTCTGAAATGCAGCACAATGAAATGGGCTCACCTGATATAACCAAAAGAACAAATTGCTGAGGGGTGAGGATGTGGAAGGACTCGAGGATAATACTGATGGATTCACATAgccattttcataaaataaacatGAAAAGTCTTCTGCAATTAAGTGTTACCTCCTACAAAAGGAAAATCTAAGTTTGTCCAGGATTGTGATATCTCTTGATATTATATTGACACACACTTACGCCTTGTTTGGTTTACCTTGTAAAATAATATAGTCCTAGCATCGAACTAGTAATACAACTTTTGGTTCCATTTctgttttacagtaataatatACACCCCGGATCTAGTAATATTATGTCAGATTTTAGATGGAACAAAAATACATGTATTAGCACTATCTGGATAAAAGAACCTAAAATGATGATAGTACTAAGATTACCCTTAAAGGAAGCAGCCTAGTTTTAGTAATGAAGGATATAGTAAGAAcccttaataatttttttaaaaagttttttgtTAAACTAAAGAATTTCGCATGACACAAATTTCGTACCAACTAATTCTTGGTTTTGGCATCCAATTCCTGCATAACAATCTTTGAATTACTATGAGTGATCACATAACAACCCATATACTATTATTTACCACATAACTAGTCCGTGAACCAATCGATGGTTACTGTTCCATACTAAAATCACCTAATAATTGAGTAATTTTAATGTCTGAAAGAGTTATGTTCCATTCTAGTTTTGATATAGAGTCAAATTTTCCAATGATAAGCTGAGCTAACGAGAATAGAAGACCAGATTGTTCATGAAAAAGGGATTGCTAAGGAAATTGAGCAGAGGCGTGTAACACTTACTTGTGAAAGAGGAATATGCTTCTCCTGAGTTCTCACCAAAAGAGTTTTGAGAATTTTCCTCTTCAAAGTTGCAGTTTTAAGTGGTAATAAGAAGAAAGAAGGAAAGCACAGAGACTAAATATGAGTTAATTATTATTAAAGGAAGAAGATGAGAAATTGAGAGAATGGGGCCAACACGGTTCAAAGAATAATCCTTGCATAGTTTTGTCCCAAGTGAACGAGGTGTGGACACTATGACTAACGCCACAACTTGTGGCCCACACGGAAGAAGACTAAATGAATCGTCGAAGCTCACTTGTTTTCAGAGACTTCTATACTTTTTTTGGTTATTACAAGGAGATAGAAGAAAAATCAACTACTAAATGAATTGGAGATTTTCTAAAATCCAAATTATAAGAACTCACAATTATTTTTACACAGATGTACAAGTTCCTAACCAAAGTAAAAGAATAATTAGTCCAAGTAAATTGTAAAAAGATGTAGAGAAAGAGAAATGCAACGAAgattcttttttcttgattttctctCAACAAAATTTAACCTACTGTGCTCACCCTCTTCACTGTTGGCCTTCTCAAGACCCACAACCCGTTGAAAGATGTAGATGCATAAGCCAATTTCAGTACATGTTGTTCGGGCAGTGATGATAGTGAATTAGTGTATGCATGGACATGGAATGTCAGCTTAGAAAGCAGGGCAACTGAAAGACGTATTTTTAGTAAATTTTGTTATGCTTTTACATAAAGTAATTAGTCATGGATTATTTTGATGGTAGTAGTTAGTTATCTCCGGGTTAGAATCCGTTATCAGATGGTACCGCGGGATGCTTTGTACACCAGGCTGCTCTGCCCTAAACTCATACTAAAGCTGTAATTATTTTCATACCAAAATGGTGAAAATGCATTTAAAATGTTTATCAAAGTTCACTTAATTATAATCTCAACAGTGTCTGAACATTTTTCAGAATGCCTGAAGGAAGATCCTCCAATCCTCAATTCTATAAATTCTCTGTCTAGGAGCAATTCAAAATCCTAGTTTTCAGTCCTCAAGTCAAGCGGATACATGGAGCCAATCCATGAGATATGCCCAATATTAGAGTAACAGCTATTTGTTCTGCGACCTGTAATCACCTAACAGAGAGTCCTTACTGCAGTTGAAAGTATTTATTAAGTACTACAATCGATTCATGAAATGCTAATACTGTACTAAGATAACATTAGAACCATGAAAGCTCCTGAGAACTTGTTACAATAACATCTGCATTGCAGTTGTCTAAGTCTCGAAAGTTGAGTAATTTATTTACTCGTTAGTTGTCACCGTGCACTTCTATTTGATCAACCTCTATTTGATAAAAAAAACGAGAAGACAGTGCATCTTCTTACACATTAAGCATCACAAAATAGCACTAATATAGTACCTACATCATTCGATCTTCCTTTTCCTTACAAACGCCCGCTTCGTCCTCTAGCGGATCTTCCAATTCTCATTCTTCCTCTCCTTTGGTTTCTCAAAGTGTGTATCAACAATTCAGTTCTCAATCTTTTAGCTTCTTGAATCCCACCTCCATCATCAACCTTTTCCTCAATCTCGTCCTTCTCATCGTCTTCAGGGGTGCTAGGACTCTTCTCCTCCTTGATTTCATTGGCGTCATCGGCTTTTCGCTTGAGCAAATTAAACACTCCCTCAAGAGCAACGTCAGCATCCTCACTTCTCATTAGTTCCTCCGCAACTTCTGCAGGGGTGACCTCTACATTCTTGATTAGGCCTTCAATCTCCCCAAATAGTCTATGATCAGAAACACCCAAGTAGTTAAAAGCCAGAATCTTGAAACTCTGATTAGTACAATAGGACATATGAATGTGCATATCCATTCGACCAGGTCTTAATAGTGCAGGATCCAACTTCTCCTTATGGTTGGTTGTGAATACAATAATTCTTTCATCCCCACAATTGGACCACAATCCATCAATGAAGTTCAACAAACCTGACAACGTTATCTGCACgagaaacacaaaaataacattgAGATGTTGACACTCATCtcataaattttttttaaaatgtgctCTTTTTTGTGAGACAAAAAAATGGACCTCACACAACTAATATCTTGGGTGTGACGCACATAGTAAAACTTTTCCTCATCTCATAAACATAACTAAAGCATTAAACACTAACTGATATGCATAGAAGATATACTAAAATTGCAACAGAAGGGGAATAAAGTCAGACCTTAGTGTCAGTGGGTTGATGCCCAAGATTTCGATCGTGCATTTCCACACTACAATCAATATCTTCAATCACAATAATGGATCGGTTCGAGGTGGAGGTCAAAATCCTTCTTAATTCCGAATTAGAATACAAACTTGTGAGTTCCAAATCATAAATATCAAACTTCAAGTAATTAGCCATGGCTGCAATCAAACTAGATTTCCCAGTCCCCGGAGGTCCATACAAAAGATACCCTCTTTTCCAAGCCTTACCAACTTTCTTGTAAAAATCCCTCCTTTTCACAAATCTATCAAGATCCTCAATTATCATCTTTTTCATTTCAGGTTCCATAGCCAAAGTATGAAAAGTAGCAGGATGGTCCAAATTTATTGAACCCCAAaccccaccacccccaccaccaAAACCATACCCATCATCATCACCACTACAAGGGCAATCCCTTGTATACAATTTCACAGTCCTATTATTATCTTGAATCTCCTTAGCCTTAGTCAACACAAAAGGTAAATACTCATTCAAAACACTTTCTTTAAACTTCTTATTAAAACTCAGCTCAAAAAACTTTTTTTCTGGGGTATACCCGCCTCTTTCTTGAGGCTCAACAGAAACCAATCTCCATTTCAACTGTACAACACCATATAAATcactgatctcttcatctttctctATACTCACGCTGATGTTTTTCTGTTTAGGTGTTTTATGGGCCCGGACACGGTCAACATTTGGGCCGATCTTTGTCCTTAGGTAAATTTCAGCAGCCTCGTAAACTTGGTTTCGGGTCATACCACACTGTTCGTCAACGATGATTGTGAGTTGGGTTGAAAGTGGAGTGAAGAGATAACTAATAGCTGATTGGATATATGTTAAGAGGGATTTTGGGATGATTTCGTTAGCCATGGTGCGAACCAACATCATCGATGCTGCTACTGAAGCGTACGCTGAGAATAAAGATGATGCCGTGTTCTGCATTTTTGAAACGTCGTACATTTTGCGGTGACAAAGGGGAATGAATTGTTACACGGATAGTTGAGTCGTAGGTTGTGTATTTATACGGTGAAGTTTGAGGATTGAACAACTATAAATATTGGGCGATAAATGAGCTAACTTGGTTGCCACGAATATATGGGTAGGTAGATCTTAGCTGGAAATAATAAGTTAATCACATTTGTCTTTTACCAAATCAGGTGATCTTATCTTACAAAAGTTACAGATTAGACATGAACCCTACGCTTAAATAGATTTTAATGTGTGCTAAAagttattttttgttatttaaATTTCATGTTAAACCAAACATAATATTATACTTCCTCCCATTGAAAGAATGTGTTCATTTAATCATTTACAcaattcttaaaaaaaatatacGTAATGTAATTAAACTATTTCTAATTAAATAGGTGTTGGGATttggtcacttaacacttaataaagaTAAAtctaaataaagaaaaaacaatTCCTGATTTGGTAAGCGGACActttttttaggaaaaaaaagCTAAGTGAACAGTCTTTTTGAAATCGAGGGAGTATAAAATAAAATGGAaaaggtccaaatataccccccACCGTTATACTATTTGTTCAAATATATCTCTCTTCCGTTAAATCGATGCAAATATACCTCTCCTCCATTAAAGTTATCCCaggtggacatccaatcctacgtGACACTAATATTTGATGAGGTGAATGTCACGTGACATGGCACCTCAGTGCCCCTAACTCATTTTATCCCTCCCCTCTATTTGTCCTTCCAATAGTAGAATTTCCTTATTAGGAGCATGTACGTAATTGCCCATGCCCTGTCTTTGTTGAGACATTAAATTAGCATTGAATTTCCATTAAAGCAGTAGTTTAATTATTAGTAGTAGGAGTTTTCTACCGGTAACAAATTTAATTAATGCCGTGGTTCGTTGATTTTTGATTTGCAGATTGCTTGGATGGAAGTTTGCCTGTGTATCATCTGCACAAAGGATTTGGAGTTGGAGCAAACAATTGCCTTTTGCAGTTTGAGACAAGTAATTTCTTATGGTGTTTCTGTTGGGAAgggaaagggaaaaagaaaaaagattttgTCATTTGCGTACAATTGTGGATCTCTTCCGATCAACCAACTATACCACTGTAATGGTGGTAATGATGATAGAGGGGAAAGGAAAATCTAGTATTGAAAGAACAAAAGCGGAGAGGGGTAAAATGAGTTAAGGGTGTTGAGGTGGCATGACACATGACATCCACCTCATTAAATGTTAGTGTCacgtaggattggatgtccacTTTGAATAATTTTAATggagaaggggtatatttgaaccaatttAACGAAAGAGAAGTATATTTGAACCAATTGAACGGAAGAAGAGTATATTTAAACTAATAATATAATGTCAGGGATATATTTAAACATAAAGTATAACGAAGGCTATATTTAGCCCTTTTTCAGTAATACAGGAATATATTAGGCCCTTTTCCATAATCACGTttaaatggaaagaaaaaaaaaattgcgtgAAACATCTTATTCAGATATACTTAACTCTTAAGTTTGTCAATTTGGTGCAAAAGTTCATTGCTCTTAAGTTCGGCCAAACTTGCTAACGTGGCATATTTTCAATGGTTGGAGTGAAGAG
Above is a genomic segment from Lycium barbarum isolate Lr01 chromosome 12, ASM1917538v2, whole genome shotgun sequence containing:
- the LOC132621972 gene encoding AAA-ATPase At2g18193-like; translated protein: MYDVSKMQNTASSLFSAYASVAASMMLVRTMANEIIPKSLLTYIQSAISYLFTPLSTQLTIIVDEQCGMTRNQVYEAAEIYLRTKIGPNVDRVRAHKTPKQKNISVSIEKDEEISDLYGVVQLKWRLVSVEPQERGGYTPEKKFFELSFNKKFKESVLNEYLPFVLTKAKEIQDNNRTVKLYTRDCPCSGDDDGYGFGGGGGGVWGSINLDHPATFHTLAMEPEMKKMIIEDLDRFVKRRDFYKKVGKAWKRGYLLYGPPGTGKSSLIAAMANYLKFDIYDLELTSLYSNSELRRILTSTSNRSIIVIEDIDCSVEMHDRNLGHQPTDTKITLSGLLNFIDGLWSNCGDERIIVFTTNHKEKLDPALLRPGRMDMHIHMSYCTNQSFKILAFNYLGVSDHRLFGEIEGLIKNVEVTPAEVAEELMRSEDADVALEGVFNLLKRKADDANEIKEEKSPSTPEDDEKDEIEEKVDDGGGIQEAKRLRTELLIHTLRNQRRGRMRIGRSARGRSGRL
- the LOC132621971 gene encoding disease resistance RPP13-like protein 4, which translates into the protein MVDAVVTVFLEKLLNVLTEESRFLSQYRQQFDKLKNELLFMQSFLKDAERLKRKHITLKAVMACLRDLIFEAEEILEDCQNQSADSDGTTRFSMRFHPKRLFLRHQTGKRLAEINDKITEIKQNVSTYLGVPLMKEGSMEAHDNLMTRWTSSLYDHTQVVGLEGDTEKIKNWLFEASDGLLAIAFVGMGGLGKTTLAQKVFNERSVEEHFERRIWVSVSQTFTEEQVMRSILRSLGDACVGDDQCELLRKINQYLLGKRFLIVMDDVWSLDNAWWQKIYAGLPKGNGSSVIVTTRNESVARKMGVVEARTHWPKFLNEEYSWLLFRKIAFAATAGECNFPELENVGKEIVEKCKGLPLAIKAVGGVMLCKPPYYHEWRRIANHFRDELKENDDSVMASLQLSYDELPPYLKSCFLCFSLFPEDCVIPKDQLIRWWIGESFIPLRSGRLSTEVGEDCFSQLSNRCLIEVVDKAYNGVIHTCKMHDMVRDLVIKIADDDSFSTPSDANCRHLGIKSEMSGKQLLSNRKLRALLTTTKGGEVNKIPADTAKKFCNSRHLQVLDISKSIFNVPLSSLLEGIGSAKQLTYLSLSNTHPLIGVPASISKLEKLQILDFSYCQNMKMLPSCVLTFEELAVLDVNNCGSLEYLPKGLSRLSNLQVLLGFKPAKLSQPGGCRIAELRSLTRLRTLSLRLTQDEEIGDDEGNALVDLQELQFLTISCFDSQDDGLVKKLGKLYPPRQLHELILKFYPGKISPEWLNPKSIPVLRYMSIISGDMKEMHENFWGDCNTAWKIEGLMLEALSDLRLEWSAVNRVMPSLRILKASWCPELESFPIENAGFRGGSWKKEEHRG